The sequence CGGCGCCGACGGTCTCCTCGGAGATCTGGGGTTCGGACATGAGGCCCGAGTCTACCGATCGGGGGTGGCGCTCCCGGCCCGCGACCGGCCCCGCGACGCGGCTACGCGCCCTGCGAGGTCCCGGCCGCGACGGTCTTCGCCGCACGCGGTCCGCGCTTCTTGGCGAGACGCCGCGCGATGGTCGACACCGTGAGGTTGAGCACGAGGTACATGCCGACCATCACCACGAAGATCGGCAGCGAGTTGGCGCGGCTCGTGGCCTCGAGGATCAGCTCCCCCTGCTTGGTGAGTCCGACGAGGCTGACGATCGTGCCGAGCGCGGTGTCCTTGATGAGCACCACGAGCTGGGCGACGATGATCGGCAGCATCGTGCGGAACGCCTGCGGGAACTCCACGAGCAGCCGGTTCTGCAGCGGGCGCAGGCCGATGGCGAGACCCGCCTCGCGCTGGCCGCGCGGCAGGCCGAGGATGCCGGAGCGCAGCGCCTCGCCGATGATCGCGCCGTTGTAGAGCGCGAGCGCCGTGACGACCGACCAGTACGGCCCGATCGGGAAGATCAGGTAGATGAACAGCATCATCAGCAGCACGGGCATGCCGCGGAAGAACTCGAGGACGACGGTGACCGCGTAGCGCACCACCCGGTGCTCGCTCATGCGCAGCAGCGCCAGCACCATGCCGAGCAGGATCGCGAGCACGGCGGCGACCGCGGCGGACTGCAGCACCACCCACAGGCCCTTGAGCAGGAGCCCCCACACGAGCGGGTCGTTCAGCACGAGCCAGCGCTCGGCGCTGAACTGGCCGGCGTCGGCGAGCTTCACGGCCGCGAACGCGAGAACCGCGACGACGATCACGCCGGTGACGACGGAGAGGACGCGGGAGCGACGGCGGGCCTTCGGGCCGGGGACGTCGTAGAGGACCTGGCTCATCGGGAGACCGCCACTCGCTTCTCGAGGTGGTCCGCCAGCTGGCCGAGCGGGACCGTGATGATGAGGTAGAAGAACGCGACGCCCACGAACACCCAGACGACCGCGTCGCCGTTCGCGTTCGCCACGTCGCGGCCCACGTTGAACAGCTCGTAGATGAAGTAGGCGCCCGCGATGGACGTGTTCTTGGTGAGCGCGATGATCACGTTGATCAGCGGCGGGATCACCGTGCGCAGGGCCTGCGGGAGGATCACGAAGCCGAGCGTCTGCGAGAACGTCAGCCCGATGCTGCGCGCCGCCTCGGCCTGGCCGACCGGCACGCTGTTGATGCCGGAGCGGATCGCCTCGGCGAAGAACGGCGCCGTGTAGAGCGTGAGCGCGAGCACCGCGGCCGTCATGAACGGCAGCGCGCCCGAGATCGACGTGATCACGACGCTGAAGAAGGTGAAGACGAGCAGCAGCGGGGTGTTCCGCAGCAGCTCGACGTAGACGGTGGAGGTGGCGCGGAGGCTCGCGACGGGCGAGATCCTCATCGCGGCGATCACGATCCCCAGCGGGAGGGCGAACAGCACGGTGAGGCCGAGGAGGCGCAGCGTGCCGCCGAACCCCCGCAGGAACACGTCGAGATTGTCGAGGATCACGTCCACGGCGCACCTCCTATCTGTCTGCACCGGCGCTGCCGGGCGATGGTCGGTTCCGGGCTCGGGTGCCCGGACGAGGGAGGGTCCCGCGTGCGCGACAGGCGCACGCGGGACCCGGTGGGACTAGTAGCGGTCGATCGCCGGGGGCTCCGGCGTGTCGATGACCGTGCCGGCCGTCGCCTCGAACAGGCGCGCCCAGGTGCCGTCGTCGTAGGCCGCCTGCAGCGTGTCGTTGATGAAGGTGCGGAACGCCTCGTCGCCCTTGGCGATGCCGATGCCGTAGGGCTCCTCCGTGAAGGTCTCGCCGTCGCCGACGAGCTTGAACTC is a genomic window of Clavibacter capsici containing:
- a CDS encoding amino acid ABC transporter permease, with the translated sequence MSQVLYDVPGPKARRRSRVLSVVTGVIVVAVLAFAAVKLADAGQFSAERWLVLNDPLVWGLLLKGLWVVLQSAAVAAVLAILLGMVLALLRMSEHRVVRYAVTVVLEFFRGMPVLLMMLFIYLIFPIGPYWSVVTALALYNGAIIGEALRSGILGLPRGQREAGLAIGLRPLQNRLLVEFPQAFRTMLPIIVAQLVVLIKDTALGTIVSLVGLTKQGELILEATSRANSLPIFVVMVGMYLVLNLTVSTIARRLAKKRGPRAAKTVAAGTSQGA
- a CDS encoding amino acid ABC transporter permease codes for the protein MDVILDNLDVFLRGFGGTLRLLGLTVLFALPLGIVIAAMRISPVASLRATSTVYVELLRNTPLLLVFTFFSVVITSISGALPFMTAAVLALTLYTAPFFAEAIRSGINSVPVGQAEAARSIGLTFSQTLGFVILPQALRTVIPPLINVIIALTKNTSIAGAYFIYELFNVGRDVANANGDAVVWVFVGVAFFYLIITVPLGQLADHLEKRVAVSR